Proteins found in one Pontibacter sp. SGAir0037 genomic segment:
- a CDS encoding DUF4440 domain-containing protein translates to MKNYLYILFFSVLFMSCTQKQEEVNIRDLNQQFISAWNNRDADKLIAMLADDVDFLQGDIHFKGKSEVADKWVNETIGTITDLKTNVVSAGTDSNTAYEAGTFSVDVLPATPDQPHAIGEGNFMLLWKKGSDGEWKLSYAQLEDHPVMVKNQ, encoded by the coding sequence ATGAAAAACTACTTGTATATCCTGTTCTTCTCGGTGCTGTTTATGTCGTGCACACAAAAGCAGGAGGAGGTTAATATACGGGATCTGAACCAGCAATTTATAAGTGCCTGGAATAACCGGGACGCTGACAAGCTAATTGCCATGCTGGCCGATGATGTTGATTTTTTGCAAGGTGACATTCATTTCAAAGGGAAATCGGAAGTAGCCGATAAGTGGGTAAACGAAACCATTGGCACTATCACTGATCTGAAAACCAATGTTGTAAGCGCAGGCACTGACAGTAACACGGCCTACGAAGCGGGTACCTTTTCGGTAGATGTACTGCCTGCTACTCCTGATCAGCCACATGCCATTGGCGAAGGCAATTTTATGCTGCTCTGGAAGAAAGGCAGCGACGGCGAATGGAAACTGAGCTACGCGCAGTTAGAGGATCACCCGGTTATGGTAAAGAACCAGTAA
- a CDS encoding glycine zipper domain-containing protein, with amino-acid sequence MKKVSLILSLIVLFVAAFTISAVSQTKKGWSPQAKGTVIGAGTGAAAGAIIHKRNRVVGGVVGGAVGAGAGYAIGKHIDNKQKQAEAARQEEARRVAAANRAAAERAAAAERAATTQRPAPAQVAVAKPASGPAAKQAMSYTAAPAAVAYAPEDNGLSYFANMLYLPNQDFGDRTKPYSSSEYRRKSW; translated from the coding sequence ATGAAAAAGGTAAGTTTAATATTGAGTTTGATTGTGCTGTTTGTTGCTGCCTTTACTATTTCTGCAGTTTCACAGACTAAGAAAGGCTGGAGCCCACAGGCAAAAGGTACTGTTATTGGTGCCGGTACAGGAGCCGCTGCAGGGGCTATTATCCACAAGCGAAACCGTGTGGTAGGTGGCGTTGTGGGTGGTGCCGTAGGTGCAGGAGCCGGCTATGCCATTGGCAAGCATATAGACAATAAACAAAAACAAGCAGAGGCTGCCCGCCAGGAAGAGGCCAGAAGAGTAGCTGCTGCAAACAGGGCTGCCGCAGAAAGAGCCGCCGCTGCAGAAAGAGCTGCTACTACCCAACGACCGGCACCAGCGCAGGTAGCCGTTGCTAAACCAGCTTCGGGTCCGGCTGCAAAACAAGCCATGAGCTACACAGCTGCACCAGCTGCCGTTGCCTACGCCCCCGAAGACAATGGTTTATCTTATTTTGCCAATATGCTTTACCTGCCAAACCAAGACTTCGGCGACCGCACAAAGCCTTATTCCTCTTCTGAGTACAGGAGAAAAAGTTGGTAG